One region of Desulfovibrio sp. JC010 genomic DNA includes:
- a CDS encoding methyl-accepting chemotaxis protein, with protein MFKNMKLAMKLGLSFALMIFLSAAMAYVGYDGMSGIEDRVDKADDVNRMVRIILETRMSEKNYMLRAEEDYLKKHAELISTLKSQVKTTNTKFSQKINHDQMTELNAAVDKYNNAFTGYVELVKKRDETMELMRAEARTALSGLEKVRSDQKEQLDSILSNTRQKIVAGIRRSEFGTISTLYNKGQQDIEDKLTKADDANRAIKWFITARKNEKEYIISSDPKYLEMVRDDIVQIEKLIQDLKRRFINPANIAQVEGVLKSISGYYTNFHNYTGLMAQQVEAEKIMVEAARGADAQCRAARADQKAKMLVQIETSSTLLFSGALIALILGLLTAFILTKAITGPIQMGVRFAQRMAQGDFTRTLDIDQKDEVGILAAALNNMVNRLSVVVAEVGSATENVASGSEELSATAESLSQASTEQAANVEEVSSSMEQMTANIRQNAENAQQTESIAVQSAQQAEESGDAVTQAVDAMKNIAEKISIIEEIARQTNLLALNAAIEAARAGEHGKGFAVVAAEVRKLAERSGEAAREIGDLSTGTVDMAEKAGEMLVQLVPDIKRTAELVQEITAGSSEQLSGAEQINKAVQQLDQVTQQNASASEEMASTSEELSSQAEELQQTMGFFRVNNNGNAHVPHALPAAHAAPGQKQTAPQAESEGSAGLALDMGSNFSDGDFKKF; from the coding sequence ATGTTTAAAAACATGAAGCTGGCAATGAAATTGGGATTGAGTTTCGCACTCATGATCTTTCTCAGTGCTGCCATGGCCTATGTTGGCTATGACGGTATGAGTGGAATTGAAGACAGGGTTGATAAGGCTGATGATGTCAACCGCATGGTCCGTATAATCCTTGAAACCCGGATGAGTGAAAAAAATTACATGCTCCGGGCAGAAGAAGATTACCTGAAAAAACACGCCGAGTTGATCAGCACCTTGAAGTCGCAGGTAAAAACCACAAACACAAAGTTCTCCCAGAAAATCAATCATGACCAGATGACCGAACTGAACGCGGCCGTGGATAAATACAACAATGCTTTTACCGGTTATGTGGAGCTGGTCAAAAAACGAGATGAAACCATGGAGCTGATGCGGGCAGAGGCCCGTACCGCCCTTTCCGGACTGGAAAAGGTGCGTTCAGACCAGAAAGAACAACTGGACTCCATCCTCAGTAACACCCGCCAAAAAATAGTAGCCGGAATCCGCAGGTCTGAATTTGGAACTATCAGCACTCTTTACAATAAAGGGCAGCAGGACATCGAAGACAAGCTGACCAAGGCAGACGATGCCAACCGAGCCATCAAATGGTTCATCACCGCCCGCAAAAATGAAAAAGAATACATAATCTCATCCGACCCCAAATATCTGGAAATGGTCAGGGATGACATTGTTCAGATTGAAAAACTCATTCAGGACCTCAAACGAAGGTTTATCAACCCGGCCAATATCGCGCAGGTAGAAGGAGTGCTTAAATCCATTTCCGGATACTACACTAATTTCCATAACTATACCGGACTCATGGCCCAACAGGTTGAAGCTGAAAAGATCATGGTTGAAGCGGCAAGGGGTGCGGACGCACAGTGCCGTGCCGCACGTGCCGACCAGAAAGCCAAAATGCTGGTCCAGATTGAAACTTCCAGCACGCTGCTTTTCAGCGGTGCACTCATCGCCCTCATACTCGGCCTGCTGACCGCATTTATCCTGACCAAAGCCATCACCGGCCCCATTCAGATGGGCGTCCGTTTTGCACAGCGCATGGCTCAGGGAGACTTTACCCGCACACTGGATATCGATCAGAAAGATGAGGTAGGAATCCTTGCCGCCGCCTTGAACAACATGGTTAACCGTCTTTCCGTGGTAGTAGCCGAAGTGGGCAGTGCCACTGAAAACGTGGCCTCGGGTAGCGAAGAACTTTCCGCCACCGCCGAATCACTTTCACAAGCCTCCACAGAGCAGGCTGCCAATGTGGAAGAAGTATCCTCCTCTATGGAACAAATGACTGCTAACATCCGCCAGAATGCAGAAAACGCCCAGCAGACTGAATCCATTGCCGTGCAGTCCGCACAGCAGGCCGAAGAAAGCGGTGATGCGGTAACTCAGGCTGTGGACGCCATGAAAAATATTGCGGAAAAAATTTCCATCATTGAAGAAATCGCCCGCCAGACCAACCTCCTGGCCCTGAATGCCGCCATCGAAGCAGCCCGGGCAGGAGAACACGGCAAAGGCTTTGCCGTTGTAGCCGCAGAGGTACGCAAGCTTGCCGAACGCAGTGGTGAAGCGGCCCGTGAAATCGGGGACCTGTCCACCGGAACAGTGGATATGGCCGAAAAAGCAGGGGAGATGCTGGTCCAGCTGGTGCCGGATATCAAACGCACCGCTGAACTGGTGCAGGAAATAACCGCAGGAAGCAGCGAGCAGCTCAGCGGAGCAGAACAGATCAACAAAGCCGTGCAGCAACTTGATCAGGTCACCCAGCAGAATGCCTCCGCTTCTGAGGAAATGGCTTCCACTTCCGAAGAACTCTCCAGTCAGGCAGAAGAACTGCAGCAGACCATGGGCTTCTTCAGGGTTAACAACAACGGCAATGCACACGTTCCCCACGCCCTGCCTGCCGCTCACGCAGCTCCCGGACAGAAACAGACCGCACCGCAGGCTGAAAGCGAAGGTTCGGCAGGTCTGGCATTGGACATGGGCAGTAATTTCTCTGATGGGGATTTTAAAAAGTTTTAG
- a CDS encoding MarC family protein, translated as MLATFFQTYLKLFFVLTPFFAISAFLSLTQEMTPSERKKTAVKVTVAVIISSVVLYLYGRYIFELFGITLDAFRIGAGAVLFLSALNMVNGGGKKFDAGNEDDDIAVVPLAIPIVVGPGTIGALLVMGSSVQGYKDMALACGALVAAVLTVGILLFVSSSLKRLLGRRGLNIMSRLTGLFVASIAAQIFFTGVRNFMLN; from the coding sequence ATGCTCGCAACTTTCTTCCAAACCTATCTGAAACTTTTCTTTGTCCTGACCCCGTTTTTCGCCATCTCAGCCTTCCTGTCCCTGACACAGGAAATGACCCCAAGTGAGCGGAAGAAAACAGCTGTGAAGGTTACTGTGGCCGTTATTATCAGCTCTGTGGTTCTTTACCTCTATGGCCGTTACATCTTCGAGCTGTTCGGGATTACTCTTGATGCTTTCCGTATCGGTGCTGGGGCGGTGCTTTTTCTTTCAGCCCTGAATATGGTTAACGGCGGGGGCAAGAAGTTCGACGCCGGTAATGAGGATGACGATATTGCTGTGGTTCCCCTTGCCATACCCATTGTGGTCGGTCCCGGAACCATCGGTGCTCTGCTGGTCATGGGTTCATCCGTGCAGGGGTATAAAGATATGGCTTTGGCCTGCGGTGCTCTTGTTGCTGCTGTATTAACAGTAGGAATTCTGTTATTTGTATCCTCAAGCCTCAAACGGCTGCTGGGAAGACGCGGTTTGAACATCATGAGCCGCTTGACCGGGCTGTTTGTCGCGTCCATCGCTGCCCAGATATTCTTTACCGGGGTGCGTAATTTCATGCTCAACTAG
- a CDS encoding YfcE family phosphodiesterase encodes MKIAVISDTHLREPDQRLTEVFNKYLADADLLLHCGDMVTFSMWQFFCQHPNFHAALGNCDEWVLSDHIQPLESVNFHGLRIGIAHGWGARSQVSRNVADSFGPDFDLVCYGHTHIQDWSIVNGVQMLNPGSLTSPRDERPPCVAFVEVDNEQNMECSFVPVD; translated from the coding sequence GTGAAAATCGCAGTTATCTCTGACACACACCTCCGTGAGCCTGATCAAAGGCTCACGGAGGTTTTTAATAAGTACCTTGCAGATGCGGACCTGCTCCTGCATTGCGGGGACATGGTCACCTTTTCCATGTGGCAGTTCTTCTGCCAGCATCCCAACTTCCACGCCGCACTGGGCAATTGCGATGAATGGGTTCTTTCCGATCATATACAGCCGCTGGAATCCGTTAATTTCCACGGCCTGCGCATAGGCATCGCCCACGGCTGGGGAGCGCGTTCACAAGTATCCCGCAATGTAGCCGATTCCTTCGGACCTGACTTTGATCTCGTCTGCTACGGACATACCCATATTCAGGACTGGTCTATCGTCAACGGAGTGCAGATGCTCAATCCCGGCAGCCTGACCTCGCCCCGCGACGAACGCCCGCCCTGCGTAGCATTTGTAGAAGTAGACAACGAACAAAACATGGAATGCTCTTTCGTGCCTGTGGATTAA
- a CDS encoding VacJ family lipoprotein: MTRNYSTTILAFLVFAVILLTFPSKVRSAESTEPVMVAQVASGVIGEVKNNPEEYADDEFSEDMWGDSEHHEAASASDPWQGYNRAMFKFNDYLYFNIMKPITKGYMYVVPLRPRTWTNNFFQNILYPVRFTSCVLQGKFYTAGAETSKFIANSIFGMGGLGNVAGEAQSTMPLYMGAEDMGQTFGVWGIPNGPYFVLPFLGPSTVRDAVGVGIDTFALNPFWWFGIPWYYSASAGAYNQINKLSFHIGEYESLKEGSIDPYLALRDAYLSYRAKQVQDAKIDPNKPKPQMTTNPDAVPEK; this comes from the coding sequence ATGACCCGGAACTACTCCACAACCATCCTTGCCTTTCTGGTGTTCGCAGTTATCCTGCTGACCTTTCCTTCCAAGGTCCGGTCAGCGGAAAGCACTGAGCCGGTGATGGTCGCACAAGTGGCATCAGGTGTAATCGGCGAAGTCAAAAACAATCCTGAAGAATACGCTGACGATGAATTCAGCGAAGATATGTGGGGCGACTCCGAGCATCACGAGGCGGCTTCCGCTTCTGATCCGTGGCAGGGCTATAACCGGGCCATGTTCAAGTTCAACGATTACCTGTACTTCAACATCATGAAGCCCATCACCAAGGGTTACATGTACGTGGTGCCCTTAAGACCCAGAACATGGACCAACAACTTTTTCCAGAATATCCTCTACCCTGTGCGTTTCACCAGCTGTGTTCTGCAGGGTAAATTCTATACTGCCGGTGCCGAGACATCCAAATTCATCGCCAACTCCATTTTCGGAATGGGCGGACTCGGTAACGTCGCCGGTGAAGCACAATCCACCATGCCTCTGTACATGGGAGCAGAAGACATGGGCCAGACTTTCGGAGTCTGGGGCATTCCCAACGGCCCGTACTTCGTGCTGCCCTTCCTCGGCCCCTCCACCGTACGTGACGCTGTGGGTGTAGGGATCGATACCTTCGCGCTCAACCCCTTCTGGTGGTTCGGCATTCCCTGGTACTACTCCGCCTCCGCAGGCGCGTACAACCAGATCAACAAACTTTCATTCCACATCGGGGAATACGAATCCCTCAAGGAAGGCTCCATTGATCCTTACCTTGCCCTCAGGGATGCTTACCTGAGCTACCGCGCCAAGCAGGTTCAGGATGCTAAGATTGACCCCAACAAACCCAAACCGCAGATGACCACCAACCCGGATGCGGTTCCCGAAAAATAA
- a CDS encoding ABC transporter substrate-binding protein yields MKRTLSIIIIALLLSSFAGTCFAAADNSPMVRLRSGIQGVIEILNDPQYKGNPEMRENQILKIRETIKDFFNFEELSKRSVGRPWLQFTPEEQERFVGLFTDLLEQTYLARIEDYSGEKVAFDKETIIKGKYAQVDTRLLTGKQDIPVFYRMKLKDGEWDVYDVKIEGVSLVKNYRTQFSGILDTTNDKTFAASKKDLFDRLEKKCEELKFNPKAAAENGKK; encoded by the coding sequence ATGAAAAGAACATTATCCATAATTATCATCGCCCTGCTCCTTTCCAGCTTTGCCGGAACCTGTTTCGCGGCAGCTGACAACTCCCCCATGGTCCGCCTGCGGTCCGGGATTCAGGGAGTAATCGAAATTCTCAACGATCCCCAGTACAAGGGGAACCCTGAGATGCGGGAAAATCAAATTCTCAAAATCCGCGAAACCATAAAGGATTTCTTCAATTTTGAAGAGCTTTCCAAACGCTCTGTTGGCCGCCCGTGGCTGCAGTTCACCCCCGAAGAACAGGAAAGATTCGTGGGCCTTTTCACTGATCTGCTGGAGCAGACCTACCTCGCAAGAATCGAAGATTATTCCGGTGAAAAAGTCGCATTTGACAAAGAGACAATAATTAAGGGAAAATACGCCCAAGTAGATACCCGCTTGCTGACCGGCAAGCAGGATATTCCTGTTTTCTACCGTATGAAACTTAAAGACGGTGAATGGGATGTTTATGATGTAAAGATTGAAGGCGTCAGCCTGGTCAAAAACTACCGGACCCAGTTTTCCGGAATTCTTGACACCACCAACGATAAAACTTTTGCCGCCAGCAAAAAAGATCTCTTTGACCGTCTTGAAAAGAAGTGCGAAGAGTTGAAATTCAACCCCAAAGCCGCAGCTGAAAACGGCAAGAAATAA
- the mlaD gene encoding outer membrane lipid asymmetry maintenance protein MlaD — protein MKKYPKETAVGIFVFLGLLCIIYMSVKLGDVHVFADDHYHVQASFNDITGLRVNSPVEMMGVPIGRVNKIELDLEKQKAVLTLSIENRIELTDDAIASVKTSGLIGDKYIKITPGGVGDPIEPGGVIIETESAIDIEDLISKYVFGNV, from the coding sequence ATGAAAAAATATCCTAAAGAAACAGCGGTCGGCATCTTCGTCTTTCTCGGTTTACTCTGTATTATATATATGAGTGTAAAACTTGGTGACGTCCATGTGTTTGCCGATGACCATTACCATGTGCAGGCCAGCTTCAACGACATCACCGGGCTGCGGGTCAATTCCCCGGTGGAAATGATGGGTGTACCCATCGGGCGGGTGAATAAAATCGAACTTGACCTGGAAAAGCAGAAAGCAGTGCTGACCCTGAGCATTGAAAACCGCATAGAACTTACTGACGACGCCATTGCCTCGGTTAAGACCAGCGGACTGATCGGCGACAAATATATCAAGATAACCCCCGGAGGAGTGGGTGATCCCATCGAACCGGGTGGAGTTATAATTGAAACTGAGTCAGCAATTGATATTGAAGACTTGATCAGTAAGTATGTTTTTGGCAATGTCTAA
- a CDS encoding ABC transporter ATP-binding protein, with translation MSSTAPDIKIENLTIGYDDTPVVSNINATLPGGGISVILGRSGCGKSTLLKNILKLNTPMDGAVYLGRHNIYELKRKAFRCLKQRIGVLFQDGALLGALNLFDNVALPLREHTRLKQPEIYEVVKAKLSLVGLEEFMDYYPNELSGGMRKRAGLARAMVMDPDILFCDEPTSGLDPINSAELDGLLLELKERFDMTIVVVSHDLASMETIADYVVVLGEGKTLFKGHKEELVATEDPYLRQFLDREGEKREAPRLTMAPLDPAVMKMDCAKYIGDLNSN, from the coding sequence ATGAGCAGCACAGCACCTGATATTAAAATCGAGAACCTGACCATCGGCTATGACGACACGCCGGTGGTATCAAATATCAACGCCACCCTTCCCGGCGGGGGAATTTCGGTCATTCTCGGACGTTCCGGATGCGGCAAATCAACCCTGCTTAAGAACATCCTCAAGCTGAACACTCCCATGGATGGAGCTGTTTATCTTGGCAGGCACAATATTTACGAACTCAAACGCAAGGCATTCCGCTGCCTCAAGCAGCGCATCGGTGTTCTCTTTCAGGACGGCGCACTGCTCGGTGCCCTGAACCTGTTCGACAACGTGGCCCTGCCTTTGCGTGAGCACACCAGACTTAAGCAGCCTGAAATCTACGAGGTGGTCAAAGCAAAGCTCAGTCTCGTGGGTCTTGAAGAATTCATGGATTATTATCCCAACGAACTTTCAGGCGGCATGCGCAAAAGAGCCGGACTGGCCCGGGCCATGGTCATGGACCCGGACATCCTCTTCTGCGACGAGCCGACATCCGGACTTGATCCCATCAACTCGGCTGAGCTGGACGGGCTGCTGCTGGAACTCAAAGAACGATTCGACATGACCATCGTCGTTGTCAGCCATGATCTGGCCAGCATGGAAACCATTGCCGACTACGTTGTAGTGCTCGGTGAAGGAAAAACACTTTTCAAGGGACACAAAGAAGAGCTTGTAGCTACGGAAGATCCCTATTTAAGACAGTTTCTGGATCGTGAAGGCGAAAAACGGGAAGCCCCCCGTCTGACCATGGCCCCCCTTGATCCTGCAGTAATGAAAATGGATTGCGCCAAATACATTGGCGATTTGAACAGCAATTAA